In one window of Methanocorpusculum sp. DNA:
- a CDS encoding dihydrofolate reductase family protein — protein MDTLHKPHVLMISEITVDGKLTLGKGVSSKILMKHMSHEAEILLHETRAEYDAIMVGSSTIRIDNSFLTVRMVEGENPLRVIPNSLADLPLDANVFNTTNARTILAVSKAAPKERVDAFTAKGVDVVVCGEDRVDFPKLMDILYTKYQIKKLIIEGGPTLNWHMLHHDLVDEIRLIHMPFIVGGSDTPSLVGGMQINSENDMIKLELMNTKMYGSNMVTEYRVLY, from the coding sequence ATGGATACATTACATAAACCACACGTGCTGATGATTTCAGAGATCACAGTTGACGGGAAACTCACTCTTGGCAAAGGTGTTTCCAGTAAAATACTGATGAAACATATGTCCCATGAAGCTGAGATCCTTCTCCACGAGACGCGTGCCGAGTATGACGCTATCATGGTTGGTTCATCTACCATACGCATCGACAACTCCTTTCTGACCGTCAGAATGGTCGAGGGAGAGAACCCACTCCGTGTTATCCCAAACAGCCTTGCCGATCTGCCGCTCGACGCGAACGTCTTCAACACGACGAATGCCCGGACGATCCTCGCCGTTTCGAAAGCGGCGCCCAAAGAACGTGTCGATGCATTCACCGCAAAAGGGGTCGATGTTGTCGTCTGCGGGGAAGACCGGGTGGATTTTCCAAAGCTGATGGATATCCTATACACCAAATACCAGATCAAAAAACTCATCATCGAGGGAGGGCCGACCCTCAACTGGCATATGCTTCACCATGATCTCGTTGATGAGATCAGACTGATCCACATGCCGTTCATCGTCGGCGGAAGCGATACGCCGTCTTTGGTCGGCGGGATGCAGATCAACTCGGAAAACGACATGATAAAACTTGAGCTGATGAATACGAAAATGTACGGCTCTAATATGGTCACCGAATACCGCGTCCTGTACTGA
- a CDS encoding GTPase, whose protein sequence is MYFDKIPTVPTADELLDRSFRRASKKMREKTSKRHANEDFVRAITQATHDKLVVIIQSFPEFEELPPFYRDLCDILFGMDALKINLGMVGWAAKNVRDVGNSITKGMRWTDTQVERRRAVARIASIVHRADDSLRYLNDVRNVLRKLPVISTDEFTIVVAGYPNVGKSSFIRLVSSGEPEVASYPFTTKGVIVGHRNAERRRKIQFIDTPGLLDRADEERNVIEKQALNALVYVADLVLFIIDASESCGYSYEAQLKLREEIESIISVPMISVVNKSDVKTVEGFFNMSTVSGEGVDEVLAELLRLREELKVEETVDIRAEIPMPEIRRHGARLDTETDF, encoded by the coding sequence ATGTACTTCGATAAAATCCCGACAGTTCCAACAGCAGACGAGCTGCTTGACCGCAGTTTCCGCCGTGCCTCCAAGAAGATGCGGGAAAAAACAAGTAAACGTCATGCAAATGAGGATTTCGTCCGGGCGATCACCCAGGCGACGCATGACAAACTGGTGGTAATTATCCAGAGTTTCCCCGAGTTTGAAGAGCTCCCGCCCTTTTACCGGGATCTTTGTGATATCTTATTTGGGATGGATGCCTTAAAGATAAATCTGGGCATGGTGGGCTGGGCAGCAAAGAATGTGCGTGATGTGGGAAACAGCATCACCAAGGGAATGCGCTGGACCGACACGCAGGTCGAAAGAAGACGTGCCGTCGCACGAATCGCCTCGATCGTTCACCGTGCGGATGACTCTCTTCGGTATCTCAACGATGTCAGAAACGTTCTTCGAAAACTGCCCGTGATCAGCACCGATGAATTTACGATCGTGGTCGCCGGATACCCCAACGTGGGCAAATCCTCCTTCATCCGTCTGGTCTCCAGCGGTGAACCCGAGGTCGCCTCCTATCCGTTTACGACCAAAGGCGTTATCGTCGGTCACAGAAATGCCGAACGAAGACGCAAGATCCAGTTCATCGACACCCCCGGTCTTCTTGACCGTGCCGATGAGGAGAGAAACGTCATCGAAAAGCAGGCGCTCAATGCTCTGGTCTACGTGGCCGATCTGGTCCTGTTCATCATCGATGCAAGTGAGAGCTGCGGATACTCGTACGAGGCACAATTGAAACTCCGCGAGGAGATCGAATCGATCATTTCAGTTCCGATGATCTCTGTCGTAAACAAATCAGATGTAAAGACCGTTGAAGGATTCTTCAACATGTCCACCGTTTCCGGTGAAGGTGTTGACGAGGTCCTTGCAGAACTTCTCCGTCTCCGTGAAGAACTGAAGGTGGAAGAGACGGTCGATATCCGCGCCGAAATACCTATGCCGGAGATACGGCGGCACGGGGCAAGACTGGATACGGAAACAGACTTCTGA
- a CDS encoding CDP-alcohol phosphatidyltransferase family protein, translated as MNITSLRYKLTGWLDPVVRLFVKTGMTPNQITLLSLFFGIGAAVCYFCQSFIVGSILLLISGILDLTDGSVARITGKKSDFGAISDWIVDKYVDGIVLLAIGLSGIPIISQFTGFAPTADMLIAGLAVIGSIMNTFVKPVTYAEIGYTCKEDGKISDPLEGIGFFGRPETMISLVFFGIIGQIWIAVILVAVCTNLSAFQRLWYLWRKHGEYKKD; from the coding sequence ATGAATATCACATCACTCAGGTATAAACTCACGGGATGGCTCGACCCGGTTGTCAGACTTTTTGTGAAGACAGGAATGACTCCCAACCAGATCACGCTTCTCTCGCTTTTCTTCGGGATAGGGGCAGCTGTCTGTTACTTCTGTCAGTCGTTTATCGTGGGGAGCATTCTTCTGCTGATCTCAGGTATTCTGGATCTGACAGACGGCTCAGTCGCACGGATAACCGGGAAGAAGAGCGATTTTGGGGCTATCAGTGACTGGATCGTTGATAAATATGTTGATGGGATCGTGCTTCTCGCAATCGGACTTTCAGGGATCCCCATCATTTCTCAGTTCACGGGTTTTGCGCCGACAGCAGATATGCTGATCGCCGGACTCGCTGTTATCGGGTCGATCATGAACACGTTCGTGAAACCGGTGACCTATGCGGAAATCGGCTATACCTGCAAAGAGGATGGAAAAATCTCGGATCCGCTGGAGGGGATCGGGTTCTTCGGCAGACCCGAGACGATGATCTCTCTGGTATTTTTCGGTATTATCGGACAGATCTGGATCGCCGTGATCCTTGTTGCCGTTTGCACGAATCTTTCAGCATTCCAGAGATTATGGTATCTCTGGAGAAAACACGGCGAGTATAAAAAAGACTGA